The Bombus terrestris chromosome 6, iyBomTerr1.2, whole genome shotgun sequence DNA window AAGATTTTCAGggttcatttttcttttcgtgtATCTGGGGGCTGGGAGGCACGTTGACTGTAAAATCGAGAGAACGGTTCAGCGTTCTCTTTCGTGGCTTTCTCGAAAGAGATTTTCCTGTGGATTTGATAGAAATGTTCAAATTACCGAAACCGATAAAACCACCTTTGAaaccatatatatttattatgccAAGGGATGGTCTTGTCTTTGACTACAAATTTATCAAAGAGGTAAGTTGACCAGAAATTTATCCAAGATAATCCCGTTGAATCCCATGTGTGACGTGAGaccaaattatacatataattcccTAATTCTATCGACGGTGTTTACTGTTTGCGGCCAGGGCAAAGGAAAATGGAGACTATGGTCTGATGAATTGCTTGACATCCCACCTATTCCTCGTGACATTCCTGTAAATCAAATAATAGTACCTACCGTTGAGACGATACGGTACACAGCCCTATTTCGTTTGCTAGTAAGCAACGAAAAACCAGTGTTATTCGTAGGCCCCACTGGAACTGGAAAATCCGTCTATATAAttgattttctattaaaaaaaaataatcccACAGTAAACAAACCACTGATCATCAATTTTTCTGCGCAAACTACGGCGAATCAAACTCAAGACACGATTATGGGAAAATTGGATAGACGGCGGAAAGGCGTTTACGGAGCGCCTATAAGTAAACGGTGGATCGTTTTTGTCGATGATCTTTCGATGCCGATGAAAGAAATTTACGGGGCACAACCTCCGATCGAATTGTTACGTCAATGGCTGGATCACGGAGAATGGTAAAAAATGAAATGATTTCCCTTTCGtttctgtttatttttttctttctcatgaTATATGTGTATAGTGACAAGCGAAAAAGCTatggaaaattcatttttctgtaGATTGCTGTTTAAAATTGGTTGCAGGTAcgatagaaaagagaaaagtatGATAAAACTGATCGACGTTCATCTAATGTGCGCTATGGCTCCACCATATCGCGGCGGGAAGGATGTTACACCCCGATTTAAAAGACATTTTGTCGTCTTAACGATATCAGAATTTGAAGACGAAGTAATGACCATGATATTTAGTAAAATCGTGCTCTGGCATCTTGATACGAGGTTTGTACAAAGCTTTAGTTGATCCACgtgtacgtgtgtgtatgtgAGCCCGCGcatatggtaataataattagtaataGATGATATtatacataacataataatttgTAGTAGATacgtttcttctctttcgtcCGTTTTCTCATTTTTTGTCCATTTTATTCCTGTCCCCGTTTTTACATGCCTTTCTCGTGCTTCTTtccttatctttttttctttatttttttgaaaataaaaaatttattaattaaatttctttcagaGGATTCAGTAAAGAATTCGATCCATGTATCGACGAAATCGTTCTGGGCACGTTGGATGTATACAAGGAAAGTCTCTCTAATCTGTTACCAACACCGGCCAAATGTCATTATGTCTTCAATCTTCGCGACTTTTCCAAAGTGATACAGGTCTTTATATCTTTAAATCGTCAAACTTATTTAAACACGTGTTTAGCATCAGTCATGGTTAGTATCGGTTGTGCTTCAATAAATGTACGTCAGTTAAATTAATTGGAGCGTTTAGAACGAAAGTAACAGCAACGATATATACACGTATTAAAGTATAGAGTAGTTTTGATACTGAGTATCAATGCATCCGTGTAAGTAGTCCACAAGTACATCTTCTCGAACAACGTACGAGATTATGCTCCAtacacatacgtacatacatacatacatacatacatacatacatgcatacatgcACATGCATGCAAGTACAGATTTCCATGGACGAGCGTATGTATAAcgtatacagtaataatatgcGAATACATAGGGAGTCCTGCTGTCCGTCCCGGAAACTATGCCGAGTTTAACCAGCATGAGGAGACTTTGGGTACACGAGGTACTTCGAGTTTTTGGGGATCGTTTAATAGATCAAGAAGATATCTCTTGGCTGGTGAAACAAATACGCGTCACTTTGAACGATCGAATGAATGTGTTAATGGAAGAACTGTTTAAAGATCTTCTACCCCCGCAAAGAGAAGCAACTTTGGATGATAAAGTAAGTTTGCAAACTAACTTTTTCAATGTTGATAACAACATGCTGTTCATTTCTATCTCTCCTATCGAATTAAAGTCACAAGCAATAATCACCGAGCAAGAACTTCGAAATTTAGTGTATTGCGATTTTGGCGACACCAAGGTAGATATCAGACTTTATCAAGAGGTTCCAGATCTCGACCAGTTACGAGAAATAGTAGAAACTTATTTAGCTGAATACAACACGATGTCTAGAAAGCCGATGAATTTAGTGTTATTCCGGTAAGTATACGATACAATCGTCATCGTACGATATTGAATAATTTGTTAACGCTAGagctaccgatagttaacatctgggaccatgattcTTGGGTGATCccggttgacacatttataaaattgtagaaccagtcatttttcactggtgtggtatttctagtgttcgATCGTTTCTagcgataaataatttatagagcGTGAATTTTTACGTCTTTGTGgaaaattttgggaaaatagaaaatagaacgcGCATAACGTGCAAACGTGTGCAAGATATCCTAAGTATAGTCCCGCTTATAATATCGTCGCTCTGTCTCTCATCCGCTCTATTTTCACAATAGCTTTTACACTGAGAAAACCGAGTTTGAAGTTTTTATACAGTTTGCTTATCGTGCAAAGTTAGAACTCGGAAGAATCGAATATTTGTCGCCTTCTAAGTAGAATTCTCATTATATTATCGGGAATTCGTACTCTTTATACCATCGAGACTTGCGTGGATTGATGGAAgcatcgttgcgaaagtcattgcATCATTGcggggaaaaaatataacacgatgtaggaaatttaaaataaaattgtaaatccattaaatttgactggtgtggtagttctagtgttaataaaGATAAATGTCGATACGTACGCGAATATAACATATTTGAATATAAACGTACGCGAAACACGTTAGGTACGCCATCGAACATTTGTCACGAATTTCCCGTATTATCAAGCAACCGCGTAATCACGCGCTTCTTGTCGGAGTCGGCGGTACGGGAAGACAGTCGTTAACTAGACTAGCCTCGCATATATGTGACTACGACGTTTTTCAAGTTGAAGTTACTCAACAATACGGAGTTAACTCGTGGCACGAGGATATAAAAGGGATTCTAAGGCGCGTGACTGCCACCGATCTTCACTCCACCTTTCTCTTCTCCGATGCACAAATTAAGCAGGAAAGCTTCCTCGAAGATATCAGCAATATTCTTAATTCCGGAGAGGTAAAATGATATCGTTGGCAAACATATTTCcacctctttctttttctttgtttctttcgtcAAATGGGATTGGGATTGACGATGATggttaaaatatttagatacCGAATATATTCACCGTCGAGGAACTGGCCGAAATATGCGAACACATGAAGCAAATAGACAGGCAGCGGGACCGATCGGTGCAAACGGATGGAAGCGCGGTAGCATTGTTCAATCTTTTCGTTCAGATAACTCGCGATCAACTACACATCGTAATGGTGATGTCACCGATAGGAAATGATTTTCGCAACCGGATCAGAAAATTTCCGGCATTAGTCAACTGCTGTACCATCGATTGGCTTCAGGTATTCGCATAAACTTGATACCTATTATATCTTTATGTGAGATAATAACGATGACGATAGTAACAACAAATGGCTACCTACTAACATGTATTATAGTCAGTATTACAGTGTTAGATCAGTATTACAGTAGAttactattatataatacatgCTTGGAACTTGAAACACGCAGCGTATATTTGGTTTTACTTGTGACGACATTTGATTTAAGCCATGGCCAGAGGATGCTCTATTAGCGGTTGCGACTAGATTTCTGCGGGCCATTGAATTGACGGATAACGAAAGAACCGCTGGTATCGACATGTGTCAATTCTTTCACGTCTCCACGCAAAATTTGAGCGCAGAGTTTTTCATTCGACTAAACAGACACGTTTATGTCACCCCAACGTCGTACCTTGAGATGATAAACACGTTTAAGGATCTGTTGGGAAGGAAACGAGAGTAAGTACCTACATACGTACATAATGATGTTATAAATATGCATGCACGTACGTATGATAAATCAATTCAGATCGATTATCGTGTTGGTTAGGTGGTTGGTGCTTGTTAATCGATTAATATTACACCGGCTGATATTAAATCgacttttttaacaaaataggGAAATAATTAATGCGAAAACTCGATACGAGCGTGGTTTGGATCAATTGGATGAAACGCAAAAACAAGTAGTAACGATGCAAGAAACTCTGAAATTGTTGCAACCGCAACTAATAACAGCCACCCAAGATGTTGAAAGAATGTTGCTCGAGGTTGATAAGGAAAGACAAGAAGTGGCAGAATTTGAGAAAGTTGTGAAAATTGACGAAAGCGTAGCCGAGGTTACTGAAATATTCACTTAAAATAACTAACGAACATTTTATTTACACGATACGACTTGGGACTTTCGATCTACCAACTTTCGATCGTTCTGATCCCTAACGCTAtaatcgtaatttattttatttataggtTTATGCGAACGAAGCAGCTGCGATTAAAGCGGAATGTGACGCTGATTTAGCAGAAGCGATGCCAATTTTAAAACGTGCTCAAAGCGCTTTGGACACTTTGACGACTACCGACATCGCTGTAATAAGAACGATGAAGAAACCACCGCAAGGAGTGAGATTGATCGTCGAGAGCGTCTGTGTCCTCAAGGTTTGCGTTGTTCAATTTCTAAACATCTAAGTAAACTATCTGGATGACAAAGTTTAACTAACTCGTAATTTGTCCTTCGCCGTACTTACCACCGAAGAAAAACTGAAGAAAAGATAGGAATCTGAAAAAGATAGGAATCACGTTACTAATATAATGTTACTAAGTTAATACCAATTATCTCGTTAggaagtatatttaaaatacattattatttcAACTCGTTTTGACACTTTGCTTACTTGACACATTCGCTGCTACTCATCTTATGAAATACCTTTGTTTCAAgtactaatattatatttatccaTTTTAACATACGCTGTCCATTATCTTTCTTGGTATTTCTAATTTTAAGTCTTGTTGAAATATATCAAAAACAGCGCAATTACAGTATTTACGCTTAGGTAGTCCAAGTGACGTAACAAACACGTAAGATCGCCTGCTACGTACATTCTCTTCTACAGCAAATAAAACCAGAGAGAGTTCAGCAAGCTGACGGTACATTCATCGAGGATTATTGGAGGGCTTCTCTTAGAATGCTGAGCGACGTGAAATTTCTCGATTCGTTGCTCAATTTTGACAAGGATAACATCCCTGATACCGTGATCGAAAAAATTCGAAGAGAATACCTGACTAATCCGGACTTTAATcctgaaaagataaaaaaagtaTCAACAGCATGCGAGGGATTGTGCCGATGGGTATTCGCAATGTCGGAATATGATAAAGTATCGAAAGTAGTCGCTCCGAAGAAAAGAGCTTTGGCAGAAGCTCAGAAGATTTATGATAAAGCCATGGATACTCTAAAAGCAAAGCGAGAACAACTTCGACAAGTACAGGTACACCGACTATTTTCAAATGATTACATCGACTATCGTACTTTTTTCGTCTGATAAGTCGGTCAGTAAGCTTTCGAGTAACTACGGCCGCGAAACCAAATGAAAACGAATGATTTTGCATTTAGGAAAGATTGAAAATATTGGAAGAACTTTTGGAACAAAGAAAAACTGCTTTTCAAGCAATGTCCGACAAAGTGACAGACTGTGAGATCAAGCTAAAACGAGCCGAGGACCTAATTGGAGGTTTGGGCGGAGAATATTCGCGTTGGTCCGATACCGCGAAATCTTTAGGAGAAAGGTCAGAGTTTTTGTACTTGTTATGCACGCGATATTATACGATGCGggatatatagtagtagtcgAATGTAATCGAAAGTTGGGAACGCCGTACAGGTATCAGCGATTAATGGGTGATATCGTGATCGCTTCTGGCGTGGTCGCGTACCTAGGTCCATTTACGATGCCGTTCCGTCTTCGACAAACTGTTCTATGGGTAAAACGATGTACCGATTTGCAGGTAATTTGTAGTTCCGATTTCCAGTTGCGCGACACCCTTGGAGATCCAGCTTTAATCAGATCTTGGAATATTTTCGGACTCCCAAACGATGCATTTTCAGTCGATAACGGTATTATCATCAAGTAAGCAAACAaacaaattcataaaataagaaTCCTCCCTTTGTGTCTTTCGTAATTTCTCCTACGATGTTTGCTATACTAATGCGATACTAATTCGGGCCTACATCGATCGAACGTGTAGAAATTCAAGAAGATGGCCGCTTATAATAGATCCCCAAGGTCAGGCTAATAGATGGATAAAAAACATGGAAAAACAAAATAACGTGAATATTATTCGGCTAACTCAGCCTGACTACGGCCGAGTGTTAGAAAACGCATTGCAATTTGGATTACCAGTGCTTCTTGAACACGTTGACGAAGAATTGGACGCTATACTCGAACCGATTTTACTTAAAGAAACGTTTAAACAGGCTGGTGCGATCTGCATAAAATTCGGCGATGCAATTATCGAATACAGTTTCAATTTTAGGTATttggataaatatatatatatgcatatacacacacgcacacacatatAGTCATGTATAGTCATTCATCGGTTTGTTGTTAGACTGTACATTACGACGAGATTAAGAAATCCGCATTATTTGCCAGAGGTAGCAGTGAAGGTAACACTGTTGAATTTCATGATAACACCAACCGGATTAGAAGATCAATTATTGGGCATTGTTGTAGCGAAGGAAAGGCCAGACTTGGAATCGGAAAAGAACGCTTTGATCATGCAAGGAGCTGCGAATAAAAAGTAACTAGTCCGActgtaaaatattacaaatgttatacatcgatgaaaaatcatttttttctctatatttttaaaaaaataaaaaaataaataaataaaaaaaatcaggCTATTGCAAGAAACAGAGGACAAAATCTTGGAAATATTATCGATTGCCGAAGGCAACGTATTAGAGGACGAAGAAGCGGTAGATATTTTAACATCGTCTAAAAATTTGAGCAATGAAATTCAAGTAAAACAAACGGTAGCTGAACAAACGGAAAAGTTAATCGACGATGCTAGATTGCAGTACACGCCTGTCGCCGTATATTCCACCGTATTGTTCTTCACCAGTGGTATCAGTCTTCACTTGTTATACGTTGCGTAACATTACGAATTTTGATCGTCCCTTTTCCTTCTGTTATCTACCGAATAAATACGGTAGAAGATATCACTTATTTATCCTTCGATCTTATAACGGAAAATGTATCGTTTCCCTTCGATCGAAAAACGGTTGCGATCTAGACGATAATCGAACTAAAAAGGAGTATAACAGATTggaaataatgaataattttgtttcagCTGCCTTGGTAAATATCGATCCTATGTATCAATATTCATTGTCGTGGTTCGTAAATTTATTCGAACTGGCTATCGATCATACGGAACCAGCGGAAATGGTTGAACAACGACTAAAAGatcttatgaaatatttcacatattcTCTGTACGCGAACATTTGTAGATCTTTATTCGAGAAGGACAAGTTATTGTTTTCTCTGTTACTTGCGATCAATTTGCTGGAGCAACGAGGGCAACTTTGTCCGTCGCATTGGATGTTTTTATTAACGGGTGGAGTTGGTATCGATAATCCATATGTAAATCCAACAACATGGCTACCGACTAAACAATGGAACGAACTATGTAATCTTGACGAGATTCAAGAGTTCTCGGTTAGTCTGGAAAACGAACTCGCGATATTCCATTTCCACTTAAAATGAACATACGCACGAGTACTGGCTTTTCATCCTTCTTGCGATTCCGCTAGGGCATTCGAGAATCATTTACTGGCAATACCAGCCAATGGAAACGATTATTCGACTCGAAGGAACCGCAGATCGAAACAATCCCTGTACCGTTCCAACATCTGAACCTATTTAAAAGAATGTTGATACTGAGATGCATTCGTCCTGATAAGATTCTGCCAGCAGTGCAAAATTTCGTCCAAGGTATCGTCGATCCGATATTTTCTTTATCTAGCCTAAACTCACTGACTTATTAATTAACTTTCAGCGGAACTTGGTTCGCAGTTTATCGAACCGCCACCGCTCGATTTGGCATCGACTTATGCCGACTCAAACTGCTGCACTCCATTGATATTCGTATTGACGCCCGGTACCGATCCAACGCAATTATTACTCTCGTTTGCCGATGAACAAGGTTATAGCGTCAATCGCCTTTTCTCTATTTCCCTCGGCCAAGGCAAGTGCtttgatttttataatataattttcatgtataatgaatataatataatataatataatataatataatataatataatataatataatataatataatataatataatataataatgtatataatgtttaataattaaatataataaataaaataaaagtataataaagaaatattttcggGACAATTTCACAGCGTTGACAAAGGATGAGAGTAAatggaattaataaatttgaacgCTTAATAGGACAGGGACCAATTGCCGAGGAAATGATTCAAACCGCTGTGATAGTTGGTAACTGGGTTGTTCTACAAAACTGTCATTTGGCGATTAGTTGGATGAGTACCTTGGAAAAAATTTGCGAAGGTTTGATGCCCGATACGATTCACTCGGAGTTTCGACTGTGGTTGACGAGCTATCCGTCCGAACATTTTCCGTCCTCGGTTCTAGAGAATAGTATAAAAATGACGAATGAACCGCCGAAAGGCTTAAGAGCTAACATCGTTAGATCGTACACGAGCGATCCGATTATTGATCCGGATTTTTTCGAATCTTGTTCCCAAACGGAAAACTTCAAAAAGCTTCTTTATTCGTTGTGTTTCTTCCACGCCGTAATCCAGGAAAGACGACAATTTGGCCCAATCGGTTGGAACATTACATACGAATTCAACGAGACTGATCTTCGAATCAGCGTTTTACAATTACACCTTTTCCTCGATCAATTTGAAGACGTGAGATTCGATGCTCTCAAGTATTTGACCGGAGAATGCAACTATGGCGGAAGAGTTACGGATGACTGGGATCGCAGAACTTTGAATACGATATTGTCGAAATTTTATTGCcagtaaattcatattttcctaTTTCTATATACCTCTCACTTATACATATACTCCTATGTACCATCTACTGTACATACATACTTTCATATGTATATACGAAATACTTTCAtattcatatgtatgtatgtatgtatgtatgtatgtatgtatgtatgtatgtgtgtatgtttgTTCCCATGCAATTCTTCTATCGTGATTTCAACTATTTTCCAGGCAGTTACTTATCGAAAAACGTTATTATTTCGATGATACTTTGATGGTTTATTATTGCCCAAGCGTGCGAGAGCATGAAGCATTTGTGGAATACACAAAAAACTTACCCTTAATCACTGAACCGAGTGTTTTCGGTATGAACGAAAATGCGGACATCATCAAAGATCAGCATGAAACGAACCTCTTGTTTTCGTCGCTCCTACTAACACAGGTAATCTACTTTACCCTCTCCTACAGTTCTTCCTCTCTATATTTCTGACTTACTATCTGAATGCCTTATTTTTATACCTATCTACATGTCGCATTCATTACATATTTCATGTATTTATCTTTACGTGGCAACCTTATTTAGGACCGTGTggtatgtatatagatatagattatatatttttctttacatCCAACATTATCTCTATTGGTTTTGTTTATCCAGTAAATACGAGTAAATTTCTTGAAAGAATCAAACTAATTTTGAATAAACATAGAACGAGAAAGGGTAGGGatatttcattgatttttaaGTAATTACTTGCTGTATTTAACAACTAATCTTtttcttgtaataatttattcaattcTTCCAATTCTTCTATCATCGCTGAATTAGGATCTCTGGCAATTGCAACAGGTTAGTCAATTTGCAGtacattttcttcaatttcttatCGACTGTTTAACGATAAAAGTTTAATGTTGCGTTAATTACAAGTATAAAAATCGAGTTAAACCTCATTTTTGGTTTATTTTTGCCCACTGGCAGGAAAGCGTCAAGTCTGGAACCGGACAATTCACCAACGATGAAATAGTGCTTAGAATGTCGaatgatattttacaaaaattgccAGATGACTATGATCTTGTATCGGCGCTTGGAAAGTATCCAATGTCTTACGAACAAAGTATGAATACTGTGTTGGTCCAAGAAATGGGAAGATTTAACAAACTTCTCAATTATGTTAGAACCAGTCTGGAGAATATTATACGTGCTATTAAAGgttttttttattctctttttagCAAATGTCCTATATTACATTTCTAGTTAACTCGTCGTATCCTCATGCTCGTTCTATCTGTTATTTACAATTGCAGGTATTGTTATCATGTCATTTGAATTGGAAGATATCTATGACGCAATTTTGACAAACAAGATACCTGCTTTATGGCAACAATACTCTTATCCGTCGCTAAAGCCACTTGGTAGTTATGTACATGATTTACTAAGCCGCTT harbors:
- the LOC100648960 gene encoding dynein axonemal heavy chain 7 isoform X5, producing MVIAVTYVPSYIYSGCKLINGRELAARDASYDLGNFERTISKMCSRVKEELAKHWLPKIQGILITAFERNELPLISDTSGCRRLFSCIGFIMEDQLRGAYLRSIEEYVDYLHSRNNKCRGFDIKMTVRNSNVLFEPTFKVFTDTFSTILNLLGETIGTLPRVETMLDISSIAIHRKLLEPYMSHECLEKYTEEISQLIEREKIGPITQLSEFENYANFINDSEAEKVQEFLKCDTADNFENYYTLIAYYDRLSRSIKVEYDRSYFAGFFVVHRGEIIKYIASVARKLKEELVGKMIIEYQQKSRAVGNEYQRIVDRALSVPANTRELIELRKFINTTEIETAGQLESRLREIIKYIVVLSDYSILTPVELKINNFAFQWYYKLPDIFEQHREIAASKIGEFQNILKKKIEQFERELEIYAKYCDELQYWGNMEEIYRYKKKADRLENKLITAMDTIDGFNEEEELFGWEQSQYPLRKATADKLGPYKRLYDATCEFLTNYDTWMNSMIGSQEPEEIETATAIAYRTIYRLERSIQEPITKKLAENIRIKIEEFKEHMPVIVTLGNPSLKNRHWEQVSEIVGFPIKVDESMTLAKILDYGLTDYVTKFEGISEAATKEGSLERALIRMHLDWAEITFIVNAYRDTGTYVIASIDDIQLLLDDHLIKAQTMKNSLYIKPFEKETLEWESKLLLLQSIMDYWLQVQATWMYLEPIFSSPDIQQQMPEEGRRFSAVDKIWREIMSCVAADPRVMSVIEIDKMLERLRKCINLLDLVQKGLTAYLEKKRLYFPRFFFLSNDELLEILSETKDPTRVQPHLKKCFEGIAQVSFTVDLEIIAIKSSEGEEVILEDIIDTTAARGQVEKWLLELESSMKRSVKAQVVQAKDAFLKQIRSKWALEWPGQTILCVSKLYWTADVTAVLSKSLKDLKNYVDNCTNELNEIVKLVRGILSTQNRVTLEALVTMDVHSRDIVTELYKERVSIATDFKWLAQLRYYWMDENLWSTMINTSLKYAYEYLGNTSRLVITPLTDRCYRTLFSALSLHLGGAPEGPAGTGKTETTKDLAKAVAKQCVVFNCSEGLDYIALGKFFKGLASTGAWSCFDEFNRIDLEVLSVVAQQILTIQRAINAGLTKLDFEGTEIKLDPTCAVFITMNPGYAGRTELPDNLKALFRPVAMMVPDYALIAENTLYSYGFYDARPLSVKIVTAYRLCSEQLSSQNHYDYGMRAVKSVLVAAGNLKIKYPEVDEDILILRSIKDVNLPKFLSEDLPLFNGITSDLFPGVKLPEPDYTDLNTCVYDVCSASNLQCSAWFLEKIQQIYEMMIVRHGFMIVGLPFAGKTAAYNILADALKLCEERNLISEHKVEKFAMNPKAVPLGQLYGQFDPISHEWSDGVLAISYRAFATSTNENRKWLIFDGPIDAVWIESMNTVLDDNKKLCLMSGEIIQLAPYTNLIFETMDLEHASPATVSRCGMIYMEPDALGWDPVLRSWLADTPPVMNSWLRNFLHESLFRRFCDPILYWSHHEHVQKICPMPDTNLVRSLTYLMDCFLAEYRDEKAVKDIDELDLRAQVEGSFFFSCIWGLGGTLTVKSRERFSVLFRGFLERDFPVDLIEMFKLPKPIKPPLKPYIFIMPRDGLVFDYKFIKEGKGKWRLWSDELLDIPPIPRDIPVNQIIVPTVETIRYTALFRLLVSNEKPVLFVGPTGTGKSVYIIDFLLKKNNPTVNKPLIINFSAQTTANQTQDTIMGKLDRRRKGVYGAPISKRWIVFVDDLSMPMKEIYGAQPPIELLRQWLDHGEWYDRKEKSMIKLIDVHLMCAMAPPYRGGKDVTPRFKRHFVVLTISEFEDEVMTMIFSKIVLWHLDTRGFSKEFDPCIDEIVLGTLDVYKESLSNLLPTPAKCHYVFNLRDFSKVIQGVLLSVPETMPSLTSMRRLWVHEVLRVFGDRLIDQEDISWLVKQIRVTLNDRMNVLMEELFKDLLPPQREATLDDKSQAIITEQELRNLVYCDFGDTKVDIRLYQEVPDLDQLREIVETYLAEYNTMSRKPMNLVLFRYAIEHLSRISRIIKQPRNHALLVGVGGTGRQSLTRLASHICDYDVFQVEVTQQYGVNSWHEDIKGILRRVTATDLHSTFLFSDAQIKQESFLEDISNILNSGEIPNIFTVEELAEICEHMKQIDRQRDRSVQTDGSAVALFNLFVQITRDQLHIVMVMSPIGNDFRNRIRKFPALVNCCTIDWLQPWPEDALLAVATRFLRAIELTDNERTAGIDMCQFFHVSTQNLSAEFFIRLNRHVYVTPTSYLEMINTFKDLLGRKREEIINAKTRYERGLDQLDETQKQVVTMQETLKLLQPQLITATQDVERMLLEVDKERQEVAEFEKVVKIDESVAEVYANEAAAIKAECDADLAEAMPILKRAQSALDTLTTTDIAVIRTMKKPPQGVRLIVESVCVLKQIKPERVQQADGTFIEDYWRASLRMLSDVKFLDSLLNFDKDNIPDTVIEKIRREYLTNPDFNPEKIKKVSTACEGLCRWVFAMSEYDKVSKVVAPKKRALAEAQKIYDKAMDTLKAKREQLRQVQERLKILEELLEQRKTAFQAMSDKVTDCEIKLKRAEDLIGGLGGEYSRWSDTAKSLGERYQRLMGDIVIASGVVAYLGPFTMPFRLRQTVLWVKRCTDLQVICSSDFQLRDTLGDPALIRSWNIFGLPNDAFSVDNGIIIKNSRRWPLIIDPQGQANRWIKNMEKQNNVNIIRLTQPDYGRVLENALQFGLPVLLEHVDEELDAILEPILLKETFKQAGAICIKFGDAIIEYSFNFRLYITTRLRNPHYLPEVAVKVTLLNFMITPTGLEDQLLGIVVAKERPDLESEKNALIMQGAANKKLLQETEDKILEILSIAEGNVLEDEEAVDILTSSKNLSNEIQVKQTVAEQTEKLIDDARLQYTPVAVYSTVLFFTSAALVNIDPMYQYSLSWFVNLFELAIDHTEPAEMVEQRLKDLMKYFTYSLYANICRSLFEKDKLLFSLLLAINLLEQRGQLCPSHWMFLLTGGVGIDNPYVNPTTWLPTKQWNELCNLDEIQEFSGIRESFTGNTSQWKRLFDSKEPQIETIPVPFQHLNLFKRMLILRCIRPDKILPAVQNFVQAELGSQFIEPPPLDLASTYADSNCCTPLIFVLTPGTDPTQLLLSFADEQGYSVNRLFSISLGQGQGPIAEEMIQTAVIVGNWVVLQNCHLAISWMSTLEKICEGLMPDTIHSEFRLWLTSYPSEHFPSSVLENSIKMTNEPPKGLRANIVRSYTSDPIIDPDFFESCSQTENFKKLLYSLCFFHAVIQERRQFGPIGWNITYEFNETDLRISVLQLHLFLDQFEDVRFDALKYLTGECNYGGRVTDDWDRRTLNTILSKFYCQQLLIEKRYYFDDTLMVYYCPSVREHEAFVEYTKNLPLITEPSVFGMNENADIIKDQHETNLLFSSLLLTQDRVDLWQLQQESVKSGTGQFTNDEIVLRMSNDILQKLPDDYDLVSALGKYPMSYEQSMNTVLVQEMGRFNKLLNYVRTSLENIIRAIKGIVIMSFELEDIYDAILTNKIPALWQQYSYPSLKPLGSYVHDLLSRLNFLKEWYEKGAPVVYWISGFYFTQAFLTGTRQNYARKYRIPIDLLIFDFFVLESDTMPVLPPEDGVYIYGLFLDGARFNKKQMTLDESFPKVLYEPMLPMWLLPVRKADIKEKVTYICPVYKTSERRGVLSTTGHSTNFVIAMTLPTLKSPEHWIMRGVALLCQLSE